Below is a genomic region from Salinirussus salinus.
GCAGCGGTGACCAGAGCACTCCGGGCGGGACGGACGACGGGGCGCCGACAGACGGCTCCGGCGACGGCCCCACCGCGACCGAGGACGCCGGCGGAGGGACCGACGGCTCCGGAAGCGGGACCGGGACGACGGACGGCGGCGGAACGGACAGTGGGGCCCCACAGCTCGGCGACACGGTCGTGTTCCCCGACTCCTTCGCCATGACGGCGACGGTGTCGACAGGCGGACAGACCTTCGAGATGTCGGGGCGGTTCGACGGGGAGGACCTCTACTGGGAGTTCGAACAGGGAGGGCAGGTGATAGAGTGGTATCTCGTCGGCGAGAGCAGCTACGTCGTCACGGGAGGGCAGTGTTTCAGCGGGTCGCTCCAGCAGGGCATCAGCCGGGAGGACGTCGACCCGGGCACGTTCTCCGAGGGAGCGTCGGCGAACCCCGCCGTCGAGCCGGTCGGTACGGACACCATCGACGGGGAAGAGGTGCTGGTCTACGAGGTGTCGGGGAGCGGTGCAGCGGGCGGGGAGACCCTGACCTACTACGTCCTCGCCGACTCGGGCTACCCCCGGCGGATCGAGTCGGAGTCGATGCAGTGGGACTTCCACTCCTGGGGTGAGGTCGAGCCGGTCGAGGCACCCGAGATGGACTGCCGGACGATGCCGGGCTCGACCCCCGCACAGTCCGGTGGATAGGGCCCCACGGGTCGGCGTTTCCGCCGCTTGCCGGACCTGCGGGCCGGGCGTCCACCTGCGGACGGGCCGGTCCCCGGAGCACACGACAGCGCTCGGGTTCCGGACAACAACTATACCCTGTGCTGTCGAACCCGGCAGTCGTGAACTCACACACCATCTCCGGCGGCGGGGGCGTCGACCTCCGCGTCGACGAGACCGGGAACCCGGACGGCCGACCGGTCCTCTTCGTCCACGGGTACTCCCAGTCCCGGCTGTGCTGGAGCCGTCAGCTGGAGTCGGAGCTCGCGGACGACTTCCGGTTGGTCGCCATGGACAACCGCGGTCACGGCCGGTCGGACAAGCCCGAGGGCGCGTACGCCGACTCGGCGCTGTGGGCCGAGGACGTCCACTCGGTCATCGAGGGCCTCGACCTGGACCAGCCCGTGCTGGTCGGCTGGTCCTACGGCGGACTCGTCATCTCCGACTACCTGGGGGAGTACGGTGACGAGCACGTCGCCGGTATCAACCTCGTGGGGGCGATCTCGAAAAACGGGACCGGAGACGCGATGGCCGTCATCGGCGAGGACTTCACCGACCGGGTCCCGGGCTTCGAGAGCACCGACATCGAGGAGAGCGTCGCGACGCTGGAGCGGTTCCTGCGGGACTGCATGTACGCGGAGCCGTCGCCGGAGGACCTGTCGTTCATGCTCGGCTACAACGTCCTCGTGCCGCCACGCGTCCGGACGGCCCTGCACTCCCGGACGGTGACCCACGACGACGACCTCCGGGCGGTCGAGGTCCCGGTGCTGGTCACCCACGGGGAGGCAGACGGGATCGTCCTGCCCGCGGCTGCCGAGGAACACGCCGACCTCATCGAGACCGCAGAAACGTCGTTCTACCCCGAGGTCGGCCACTCGCCGTTCTGGGAGGCCACGGAGCGGTTCAACCGCGAACTCCGCGAGTTCGTCGGGTCGACCGACCCGCCTCGGAGGGACAAGTAGACGGCGGTCCTACAGGACCGGCAGTCCGGACGGCGACCCGCCGCGCGGCTCCGTCCAGGGCAGCGAAGGCACCCGAGCGAACCGCACCTGTTGGCCCCGTCGGGTTAGCACGGCGCGTCACCGAACTGCGGTGTGAGGAGGGTGAAACGAGAGCGTGTCGGTGTCGGCGGGACCGCGCCAGTGCCGGCACTCTCCCCGACCCATGCTGCACGTGAATTCGTAGAGTGGCCAAGTAGCACGCCCACGGAAACCTCACGTAACTGAACGTTGCGGCGAGGCGCGGGCGGACACCGGCACGTCGCGGCCGCCGAGGCCGGACTCCGCGGGGCCGGTCACTGCTTCTCAACGTCGGTCACGGTAACCGGGACACTGGCGTTGAGAAGCACCGACTGCGCGACGCTTCCGAGCAGCACCTTCCCGACGGGGGTGCGCTTCCGGCCACACATGACGATCTGGTCGGCACCGAATTCGTCGGCCGCTTCCACGATCCCCGGTCCCGGCTCGGCGATCTTCCGGTGTTTCTCCACAGTGATGCCCGCACGCTCCAGCACTGCCGTCGCTCTCCCCACGCTGGCCGGGAAGTCCTCCTCGTCGTACCACTCCTCCGAACTGACGGTCCCGCTGTCGACGCTGGAGACCTCGATGTCCTCGTGGACGTTCAGGACCGTGACGCGGATCTCGTCGGCCGCACACGGCTGCGCAGCAACGGTTTCCGCGGCCGCGACTGCGCGCTCCTCGTCGGCGTCCACCGGCATGAGTATGTGCATGCCCGGTACTTTACTATACAGAATAATTACATTTTCGGGTTACTTATGTGGTATCTCCGGGCGACTGTCCGCAAGTGGTTGTCCCGCCGAGCGCCACAGGCGAATATCCACGCGGGTCCCGGTTCGGGCAGATTCTCACGCCTCTCGCGGCGTCCGTCCACGGTCATGCGACGTCGGTCTGTTGTCTGCCACAGGGGGTCGAGACGCGGCTGCGAGTGGCTCACGCCGCTCCTGGAACCCGGGTGTGGCGCACCGGCGGGTCCCGCAGGGCGGCCACTTCCGCGTGCACGGTTGGCGTGGAGTGCCGTCGTCGATCAGCCCGTCAGGAATTCCGTGAGGGTGTCGTTCAGTTCGCCTGGCTTGTCGAGCATCAGCCAGTGGCTCGCGTCGCTGACCCGTTCGTACTGCCACGGCCCATCGACCTTCTCGGTGGATGCTGTCATCTGTTCCTCAGTGAGGTAGTGGTCCCTGTCACTCCACACACCCAGCACCGGGCAGGTCACGTCGGGGTAGTCCGCTCCGCGTTCCTCCGGGGGCTCGGGCCTGACGTTCGCCCGATACCAGTTGAGGGCAGCTGTGAGCGCCCCCGGTCGGGACAGGTTGGCTATGTAGCGGTCCTGGTCGCCATCGCCACGGCTCCACTCGCGGAACAGCCGCCAGTCGTCGTGCCGGAGCCACGCTTCGGCGACCTCCTCGAACTGGAAGAAGTAGAAGTACCAGGAGCGTTCGCGTTGTTCGACCGTCTGGGACCCCGAATTCCCCGGCGCGCCCACCGACAGCGCGACCAGCCGCTCGACAGTGTCCGGCTGCGTCGCCGCTAGCAACCACGCGACGGCCGCTCCCCAGTCGTGGCCGACGAGACGAACGTTCTCGACCTCCAGGGAACCCAAAATGCGCATCACGTCTTCGGCAGCGTTGGGAACCGCATACGCCTCGACCGGCCCGGGTTTCGGTGCATCCCCGAACCCGCGCATATCCGGTGCGACCACGCGAAAGCCCGCCTCAGCGAGCGCGGGGACCTGGTACCGCCAGAGATGGCGGGAGTCCGGGAACCCGTGGAGCATGAGCACCACCGGGCCGTCCCCGTAATCGAGGACCGGGAACGAGCCGCTCTCGGTCTCGACAGTCCTTGTAGCGTCCGCGACATCGACCGGATCCGGTTCCGCGTCCACCATCGGTTTTGTCACCCTGCCGGTCTACAGGAACCACTATCATAGACTTATCCCATGCCGGACTATCGCCGCGCGGGAGAGGTATGTCTGGTTTTCCTGCCGCCTGGTGTGACGGACGGCTGCCAGCCCCGCCAGGGCTCGGAATCGCTGGCTCCCGAGCGCGCGGTTTTCACTCCGCGGGACGAGAGAGACCTGTCTGGCGAAATAATCGGTGGTCCGGGATATTCAAAGTTCTACCCGGTGTCGGTCGAGTTGCAGCACACGCTCTCTTGCGCGCGCTGGAACCGGGTCTCCGGGACTGCACGGTGCGGAGGTGTCCGGGCAGTCGCCGGACATCCGAACAGTTATCTGAATGGCTGTTCATTTACTCAACCATGAGCCAGCAGTCAGAACGTCTCGAGCGCCTCATCGTCGAACAGGAAGGCGAGTGCTGCGTTGAGGACATCAACGCGCGCGTGGAGGCCATGGAGCGGCACGTCTCGGCGTTCCCGGCCGACACCGGGCGCGACCGGACCGCGCTCAAGGTACTGGGCAACGACACCCGCTACACGATCGTCCGCCTGCTGGCGGCGGCCGGCCGGGAACTCTGTGTCTGTGAGATCACACCCGTCGTCGACGTCAGCGACAGCGCGGTCAGTCACGCCCTCTCGGACCTGTTCGAGGCGGGGCTTGTCACCCGCCGGAAGGACGGTACCTGGCGCTACTACGAGGCGACCGAGCGGGCGGCCGCCCTGCTGGACGCGCTCGACAGGACCCGGGAGGGGTCACAGTGAGCGACGGCGTGCGCGTGGCGTTCGTCTGCGTCCAGAACGCCGGCCGGAGCCAGATGGCGACCGCCTTTGCCGAGCGCGAACGGGAACAGCGGGGGCTGGCAGACGCGGTAGAGGTCCTCACTGGCGGGACCGACCCCGCGGAGGAAGTCCACGACGTCGTCCGGGAGGTGATGGCCGAGGAGGGGGTCGACCTCGCGGACCGCGCGCCACGGGAGGTCACCACTGCGGAGCTCGAGTCGTGTGACTACGTCGCGACCATGGGCTGTTCGACGCTCGACCTCGACGCCGACGAGGGGGCCGTCGACGTCCGGGACTGGGCGCTCGAGGACCCGGACGGCAAGGATCTCGACCGGGTGCGGGAGGTCCGCGAGGCGGTCCGCGAGCACGTCCGCGCGCTGTTCGACGAGATCGAAGCGGAGGTGACCGCGGATGTCTGATTCCGGGGAATCGGGGACGGGACTCGACGCAGCGACCCAGCGACAGGTCGTCCGCGAACGCTACGCCCGGATCGCGAGTTCGGGGACGGGCGAGACGGAGGGAAGCGGGTGCTGTGCGACCGACGAGTGCCGCGCCGGCGAGACGGCAGAGGAGGCGGCCGAGACCGCGGAACAGCTCGGCTACTCGCGACGCGAGGTCGAGAGCGTCGACGGCGAGGCGAATCTCGGACTCGGCTGTGGCAATCCCCGGGCGATCGCCTCGCTCGAGGAGGGCGAGACGGTGCTCGACCTGGGGTCGGGTGCCGGCTTCGACTGCTTCCTGGCAGCACGAGAAGTCGGGGAGTCCGGCCGGGTCGTCGGGGTCGACATGACCCCGGAGATGGTCGAGAAAGCCAGGGAAAACGCGGCCGAGAACGGGAGCGACGCCGTCGAGTTCCGGCTGGGGGAGATCGAGCACCTCCCCGTCGCGGACGCCAGCGTGGACGTCGTCATCTCGAACTGCGTGGTGAACCTCTCGCCGGACAAGCCGCAGGTGTTCCGGGAGTCGTTTCGGGTGCTTCGGCCGGGCGGACGGCTCGCCATCTCGGACGTCGTCCTGACCGCAGACGTCCCGGAGGGGATCCGTGCCGACCCGGACTCCGTCGCCTCCTGTGTCGCGGGCGCGTCGACCGTCGACCGGCTCCGGGAGGTACTCACCGAGGTCGGGTTCGAGCAGGTCGACATCTCCCCCAAGGAAGACAGCGACCGGTTCATCAGCGAGTGGGACGACGAACGCGACGTGAGTGACTTCCTCGTCTCCGCGAGTATCACCGGTCGGAAACCGGAGATCCCCGATGAGTGACGCCGCCCACGCGCACGGCCCGGACTGTGACTGCGAGAGCTGTGGCGACCCCCGGTCGATGGACCTCCTCGACAAGTATCTCACCGTCTGGATCTTCGGGGCGATGGCCGTCGGGGTCGGACTCGGATCCGTCGCGCCCTCGGTGACTCAGCCCATCCAGGACTTCCACCTCGTCGAGATCGGGCTGGTGCTGATGATGTACCCGCCGCTGGCGAAGGCGAACTACTCGCAGCTCCGGGCCGTCTTCTCGAACTGGCGCGTGCTCGGGCTGAGCCTCGTCCAGAACTGGCTGATCGGCCCGACGCTGATGTTCGGGCTCGCCGTCTTCTTCTTCAGCGGGCTCGTCCCCGGCCTGCCGGCCCGTCCCGAGTACTTCCTCGGTCTCGTGTTCATCGGGATGGCCCGGTGTATCGCGATGGTGCTGGTCTGGAACGAACTCGCCGAGGGGTCGACGGAGTACGTCACCGGCCTGGTCGCCTTCAACAGCCTCTTTCAGATCCTCACCTACGGCGTCTACGTCTGGTTTTTCGGCCTCTTCCTGCCGCCGCTGCTGGGCATGGACACCCTGGTCGCCGGCATCGAGACCTTCGACGTCAGCCCGATCCAGGTCTTCGAGGCGATCGTCGTCTTCCTCGGGATCCCCTTCCTCGGCGGCTTTCTCACCCGCTACATCGGGACCCGGACGAAGGGCGAACAGTGGTACGACGAGACCTTCGTCCCCAGGATCGACCCGCTGACGCTCGCGGCGTTGCTGTTCACCGTCGTCGTGATGTTCGCGACCCAGGGGGAGAACATCGTCGCCGCCCCCGGGGACGTGCTCCTGATCGCCGTCCCGCTGACGGTCTATTTCGTCGTGATGTTCCTCGTGAGCTTCGGGATGGGCAAGGGGATCGGCGCCGATTACTCGACGACGACGGCGATCGGCTTCACCGCCGCCTCCAACAACTTCGAGCTGGCCATCGCGGTCGCGGTCGCCGTCTTCGGCGTCGGCTCCGGCGTCGCCTTCGCGACGGTCGTCGGCCCGCTGATCGAGGTGCCCGTCCTGCTCGCGCTGGTCAACGTCGCGCTGTACTTCCAGCGCCGCTTCGACTGGACCGGCGCGACGACCGGGAGTCTCGCCGCCTCCGACCCCGAGCCCACACCGGAGGACGACTGAGCCGCCGGCACGGGCCGAGTACGGTCGTGTCCGCCACTCCCGACCGCTAGCGCCGGGTGAGCCACGGGACCGGTTCCGTGGGGCGACGGGGCCAGGTTTACACGTGCTCGCGACACAGGGCCGGCAATGGACGGCGTCCACGACCTCGGTGGCACCGACGGGACGGGGCGGGTCTCGCACACTCCCACCGAGCCCGTGTTCCACGACGAGTTCGAGCGGCGGATGTTCGGGATGGTGATGGTCACGATGGCGAACCGGGAGTACACGATGGACGAGTTCCGCCACGCCATCGAGCGCATGGCCCCGGCGTGGTACCTCGACTCCTCGTACTACGAACACTGGCTGGCAGCGGTGGAGAAGCTCCTCGTCGAGCGCGGCGTGCTGGAGGCCGAGGAACTGCGCGAGCGCATCGAGCAGGCGCGGGCGGGCGGGGTCACGGTACCGGAACGCGCCGACCCGGAAGCCGCCGAGGCGATGCGTGCGATAGTCGGGAGCGGCGGCGGCACGTATCGCGGCCCCGGTGACCCGGCGTTCGAAGTCGGCGACACGGTCAGGGTGCGGAACATGCACCCGGAGGGACACACCCGCTGTCCCGGGTACGTCCGCCGTGCCGAGGGGACCGTCCGGGAAGTCTACGGCGAGCACGTCCTGCCGGACAGCCACGCACACCGGGACGGGGAGTCCCCGGAGCCGCTGTACTCGGTCCGCTTCGCGGGCGAGGCGCTGTGGGGTCCCGACGCCGAGGCCAACACGGCCGTCTCCGTCGACCTCTGGGAGCGTTACCTGGAGTCGCCGTAGGCGAGCGCCCCCGTACCGGCGGCCCTGGCGACGGTGAGAACCGTTAAGCGCATCGCTACCACACTCCGTGGTATGACCGACGGCCAGGAGCACGACCACGACGACCGGGACCACCCGGTGCCGACGGACGACCCGGAAGCCCGCGCCCGGGCGCTGCAGTCGCTGCTCGTCGAGAAAGAGAAGCTCTCGACCGACGCGGTCGACGAGGTGGTGAGCATCTACGAGGAGGAGGTCGGCCCGATGAACGGCGCCGAGGTGGTCGCCCGCGCGTGGAGCGACCCCGACTACCGCGAGTGGTTGCTCGAGGACGGCACCGCCGCGATCGACGACCTCGGGTACACGGGCGTGCAGGGCGTGGACATCGAGGTCAAAGAGAACTCCCCCGGGACGCACAACGTCATCGTCTGTACGCTCTGTTCGTGTTACCCGTGGCCGGTGCTGGGGCTCCCGCCGACGTGGTACAAGTCCCCGCCCTACCGGTCGAAGATCGTCAAGCGGCCGCGGCGGACGCTGCGCGAGGAGTTCGACCTCGACCTGTCCGAGGACGTCGGGATCGACGTCTGGGACTCCAGTTCCGAGATCCGGTACATGGTGCTCCCCCAGCGACCCGAGGGGACCGAAGGGATGTCGGAGTCGGAGCTGGCCGACCTGGTCACCCGCGACTCGATGATCGGCGTCGAGCGACTGGGCGGGCGGCGTGCGGGGGAGTTGGCGTGACCGACGACCTCGAGGCGACCATCAGTGACGTTCGCGCGGCGACCGAGCCGCCGGGCGAGGACGACATCGTCTTCGAGGCGCCCTGGCAGGCCCGGGCCTTCGCGCTCACTGTCGCGTTGCGCCGCGAGGGCGATTTCCCGTGGGAGGCGTTCCAGACGCGGCTCATCGAGGAACTCGAGGACGTGGGGGGCGGTGCCGCGGCATCTGCCGGTGCCGAGGAGACCGAGGCGGCGTACTACCGGGCATGGCTCGCTGCCGTCGAGCGCCTGCTCCTGGAGGAGGACATACTGGAGGACGAGGAGCTGGCCGAGCGCGTCACGGCCTTCGCCTCGGGGGAGCGTGACGCCTCGGAGTTCGTCGTCGGCGACCACGGTCACGACCACTCCCACGACCACGGGGACGGGCACGCACACGACCACGGGGACGCGCACGACCGGTAAGTACGGACCAGTGTCTCCAGTCAACCACGCGGCGTGGGTAGGTCCGCTCAGTGACGTGTCGATCTCTGCTACTGTGAGTCGTCCGGATGGCGGGGAATGAAGCAGCGTCGAGGAGACCGAGGCCACCCCCGACCGGGCCACGACAAGATGGGCGCTGCAGGATTTGAACCCGCGACAGCTTGGTCCGAAGCCAAGTACTCTGTCCAGACTGAGCTAAGCGCCCTCGTCTCCCACCTATCTAGCTCGCCTCAAAAACTCCCCGATTTCCCAGACTGAGCGGACCACTACCGGGGAGCTACAGTGGCTCCTCGCCCTCGATGATGTCCAGCGCGCGCTCTGCCATCGCGGGCACGCGCTCCTCCATCAGCGGGTAGGCCGGGTTGCTGCTGTTGCCCTCGAGATACCGGCGATACATCATCTCGCAGGCGCCGGCGGATTTGAACACCCCGAAGGTGCGGTAGAAGCGCTCGTTGTCGAAGGTCAGCCCGGTCTGTTCCTCGTAGCGGTCGAGCAGTTCCCGCCGGGAGAGATAGCCCTCCCTCGCTTCGATCCGGTTGCTGAGCGGGTCCTCGCGGTCGGGGTCGCCCGGGTCCGTCCAGGAGATGAGCATCCACCCCAGGTCCATCGACGGGTCCCCGCGGGTGCACATCTCCCAGTCGAAGACGCCGACGAGTTCGGGCGGGGTCCCCGGCCCGAACATCACGTTGTCCAGCTTGTAGTCCCCGTGGACCAGCGTGTGGGCGTAGTCGTCGGGGACGTTGTCGGCCAGCCAGTCGGCCACCTCGTGGAGTTCCGGGATCGGGCGGTCGTCGGCGGTCACCTCGAAGGCCCACTCCAGTTGCTCGGTCCAGCGCTCGACCTGGCGTTCGGTGTAGCCCTCGGGATGACCCATGTCGTCGAGCCCGACCGCGGCGGGGTCGATGGTGTGGATCTCGGCGATGGTGTCGATGAAGGCCTCCGAGAGCAGGCGGCGCTGTTCGGGGTCGGCGAAGCGCTCGGGCTCCTCGTCGCGGATCACGTCCCCCTCCAGCCGTTCCATCACGTAGAAATCGGAGCCGATGACGGAGTGGTCGTCACAGGCTGCGACGGTCCGCGGGACCGGAACAGCGGTATCCTGGAGCGCGTCCATCGCGCGGTACTCCCGGAGGACCTCGTGGGCGGCGTCGGCATGAGCCCCCGCGGGCGGCCGCCGGAGCACCAGTTCGTGGTCGCCCCAGTCGACGAACAGGGTCTCGTTGGAGTGGCCGGCCTGGTGGTACTCGACGTGCAACTCCCCGGGACCGAGCGCGTCTTCGAGGAACGCCGCGAGCGCCTCCTCGTCGAACAGCCGGCCGAGGTACTCCTCGTCGACGGCTTCCTCGTCCAGCCCGCTCACGCCGTCCTCGGTATCCGTGGCGTCGGTAGTATCGTCCCCACTCATCGGTTCTCGAAGTCGGGTTCGCGGCCGTCCAGCCGGGCCTGGATCCCCTCGCGGTAGTCGCGGGTGTCGTAGATCTCCCGACCCAGCGAGCGTTCGAAGGCCAGCCCCTCGTCGATCGGCATCTCGGGGGCGGCGTTCAGCGATTCCTTCGCCCGAACCATCCCCATCGGCGCGTTCGCGCCGAGGTCGTCCGCGAGGTCGCGGGCTCGCTCCTTGACCGCGCCGGGCTCGACGACCTCGTTGACGAGACCGTGGCGCTCGGCCTCCTCGGGGTCGATGAACTCCCCCGCGAGTACGAACTCCTTGGCCTTGGCCATCCCCACCAGCCGAGGGAGGCGCTGGGTCGCGCCGCCGTGGGGGAAGGTTCCGAGCTGGACCTCGATGACGCCGTACTTGGCGTCCGACCCGATGACCCGGAAGTCGAAGGGCAAGGAGAGTTCGAACCCGCCCGCCGGGGCCGCGCCGTGGATGGCCGCCACCGTCGGGAGCGGACAGTCCGCGATGGTGTCCAGGAGGTCGGGAAAGAGGTCGTTGTCGAACTCCTCGGGGGCGTCCGCCCGCTCGCGCATCATGTTCAGGTCCATCCCCGCACACAGGACCGGCCCCTCACCGAGCATGACGACCGACCGTACCTCCTCGAGGTCCCCGACGGTCCGGAACGCCTCCGTCAGGTCCCGCATCAGTTGCTCGCTCATCGCGTTGCGCTTGTGCGCGCGGTCGAGCACGACGTCGGCGCGGTGGCCGTCGGTCTCGACCCGCGCCAGGCCGTGGTCCATCTCCGCGTGTGAAGCCATACCAGCCAGTTCGTCACCGGGTGTGATAAAACTCCGACTGCCTGTCGGCCTGTCGACAGTACGGGGGTGCAGTACGGGGAGGGAGCGAACGCGGGGGCGGGACCCCCACAGTAATGCCCCCGCCCGCCGAAGCCCGGAGACACATGAGTTCGGACACGAACCGGCAGTGGATGCTGGCGAGCAGGCCGACAGGCGAACCGACGATGGACGACTTCGAGATGGTCGAATCCGACGTCCCGGAACCCGGGCACAAGGAGGTGCTGGTCCGGACGCAGTACATGTCCGTCGACCCGTACATGCGCGGGCGGATGCGCGACGCCGACTCCTATGCCGACCCCTGGGCGGTCGGCGACCCGATGCGCGCCCGCTGTGTGGGCGAGGTCGTCGAGTCCAACCACGCCGACTTCGCCGCGGGCGACACCGTCACCGGCAACCTCTACTGGGCGGAGTACGCCGCCGTCGACGGGACGGAACTCGACCACGCCGACACCGGCGACGCCCCGGTCTCGACGGCGCTGCACGTCCTGGGGATGCCGGGCCGGACCGCCTACATCGGGACCGTGGACGTCGGCGAGGTCGAACCCGGCGACACCGTCGTGGTCTCGGGTGCGGCCGGCGCCGTGGGCTCGGTCGCCGGCCAGGTCGCTTCCATCGCCGGCGCGCGCGTGGTGGGGATCGCCGGCAGCGACCGGAAGGTCGAGTGGATCACCGACGAACTCGGCTTTGACGCGGGGATCAACTACAATACCGACGACCTCTCGGCGGCGGTCGCGGAGGCCTGCCCCCGCGGGGTCGACCTGTACTTCGAAAACGTGGGTGGTGCGGTCAGCGACGCCGTGCTCGACCACCTCGCGGAGTTCTCCCGGGTCGCGGTCTGCGGGAAGATCTCGCTGTACAACGCCCAGCCCGGCGACGAGGAACTGACCGGCCCGCGGCGGTTCTACCAGCGGACCAAAACGCGCGTCGAGGGCTTCATCGTCAGCGACCACGCCCACCGCTTCGAGCACATCATGGACCGGCTGCGCCGCTGGACCGGCGACCGGATCCAGTACGAGGAAACCGTCACCGAGGGG
It encodes:
- a CDS encoding NADP-dependent oxidoreductase; this encodes MSSDTNRQWMLASRPTGEPTMDDFEMVESDVPEPGHKEVLVRTQYMSVDPYMRGRMRDADSYADPWAVGDPMRARCVGEVVESNHADFAAGDTVTGNLYWAEYAAVDGTELDHADTGDAPVSTALHVLGMPGRTAYIGTVDVGEVEPGDTVVVSGAAGAVGSVAGQVASIAGARVVGIAGSDRKVEWITDELGFDAGINYNTDDLSAAVAEACPRGVDLYFENVGGAVSDAVLDHLAEFSRVAVCGKISLYNAQPGDEELTGPRRFYQRTKTRVEGFIVSDHAHRFEHIMDRLRRWTGDRIQYEETVTEGIESAPDAFLGLFEGENIGKQLVRVGE